From the Cohaesibacter sp. ES.047 genome, one window contains:
- a CDS encoding phosphogluconate dehydrogenase C-terminal domain-containing protein, with translation MTVVALFGAGGKMGMRLGRNLLDTEFEVRHVEVSDAGKQRLKTEHGVDTVDQSSAIDGADVVIMAVPDTVIGKLAANLIPTLAPNTMVVILDAAAPYAGYLPERSDITYFITHPCHPPIFNDESTEAGRNDHFGGIAAKQGVVNALMQGPEEHYALGDQVARAIYAPVANTYRCTVEQMAYLEPGLSETVCASLLVVMREAMDEVVKTGVSKECARDFLLGHMNILAAVIFEEVEGVFSDACNKAIEFGVPALMKDDWKKVFEREEIMASVKRIT, from the coding sequence ATGACGGTAGTCGCTTTATTTGGAGCCGGTGGGAAAATGGGTATGCGTCTTGGGCGCAACCTGCTGGATACGGAATTCGAAGTGCGTCATGTGGAAGTCTCTGATGCCGGCAAACAGCGGCTCAAGACAGAGCATGGCGTGGACACAGTGGACCAGTCGTCAGCCATTGATGGCGCTGATGTCGTCATTATGGCTGTGCCTGATACAGTCATCGGAAAGCTGGCTGCAAATCTTATTCCGACGCTTGCACCAAACACGATGGTTGTGATCCTTGATGCCGCAGCGCCTTATGCCGGCTATCTTCCGGAACGGTCGGATATCACCTATTTCATCACGCACCCATGCCATCCGCCGATTTTCAACGATGAGTCGACAGAAGCAGGCCGTAATGATCACTTCGGTGGCATTGCAGCAAAACAGGGTGTTGTTAACGCGCTGATGCAAGGTCCAGAAGAGCATTATGCCCTTGGTGATCAAGTTGCCCGCGCGATTTACGCTCCGGTCGCCAACACATATCGCTGCACCGTCGAGCAAATGGCTTATCTGGAACCCGGACTTTCGGAAACTGTCTGCGCCTCGCTGCTTGTCGTGATGCGTGAAGCCATGGACGAGGTCGTGAAGACAGGTGTTTCAAAAGAATGTGCCCGGGATTTCCTCCTTGGTCACATGAATATTCTTGCCGCGGTCATTTTCGAGGAAGTCGAAGGTGTGTTCTCGGATGCCTGCAACAAGGCAATCGAATTCGGAGTTCCAGCTCTTATGAAAGATGACTGGAAAAAAGTCTTCGAGCGTGAAGAGATCATGGCAAGTGTTAAACGGATTACCTAG
- a CDS encoding TRAP transporter substrate-binding protein, with translation MNKFLSSSLIVAGLLLASAPVSAKTLNLGFTPPLDSHYGDAGKAFKAKIEELSGGDITVSLKPAGALGGERSVVEGLQIGAIEMTISSTGPIGNFVPDVYALDFPFLFKSYESAHKVLDGEIGQELLDQMADSDLIGLAWAENGFRHITNSKHPIVKPSDLEGIKLRTMENEVHIAAFQALGAAPTPMSWTEVLTALQQGTIDGQENPTPIITVNHMWEIQKYVTMTGHVYSPAVVLMSKVHWDQLSEQEQKWVKEAAHVAAEASRATVAAKEKSGVQLMIDNGMEVVTDVDKDAFAAAVQPVYDEFAPKYAPELIQRIRDAQK, from the coding sequence ATGAACAAATTCCTATCATCATCATTGATCGTTGCGGGGCTACTATTGGCCAGTGCACCGGTTAGCGCCAAGACGCTCAATCTTGGCTTCACGCCGCCGCTTGATAGCCATTATGGCGACGCTGGTAAGGCGTTCAAGGCCAAAATCGAGGAGCTTTCCGGTGGTGATATCACCGTGTCCTTGAAGCCTGCTGGAGCATTGGGTGGTGAGCGTAGCGTCGTAGAAGGGTTGCAGATCGGTGCGATTGAAATGACCATTTCATCAACCGGTCCGATCGGAAACTTCGTTCCCGACGTTTACGCTCTGGATTTCCCGTTCCTTTTCAAAAGCTATGAGTCAGCACATAAGGTGCTGGATGGCGAGATTGGACAGGAACTGCTCGACCAGATGGCCGATTCCGATCTGATCGGTCTCGCATGGGCCGAGAATGGTTTCCGCCACATCACCAACTCCAAACATCCGATCGTGAAGCCTTCTGATCTGGAAGGCATCAAACTCCGGACGATGGAAAACGAGGTGCATATCGCTGCGTTCCAGGCACTGGGAGCTGCGCCAACACCGATGAGCTGGACCGAGGTCCTTACTGCCTTGCAGCAGGGCACGATTGATGGTCAGGAAAACCCGACGCCCATCATCACCGTCAACCATATGTGGGAAATCCAGAAATATGTGACGATGACTGGTCATGTCTATTCTCCCGCAGTTGTCTTGATGTCCAAGGTCCATTGGGACCAACTGAGTGAGCAAGAGCAGAAATGGGTCAAGGAAGCTGCCCATGTCGCCGCAGAAGCATCCCGTGCAACGGTTGCTGCCAAGGAGAAAAGTGGCGTGCAATTGATGATCGACAACGGCATGGAAGTTGTAACGGACGTTGACAAAGACGCTTTCGCAGCCGCTGTTCAGCCTGTTTATGACGAGTTTGCACCGAAATATGCGCCAGAACTGATCCAGCGCATTCGCGATGCTCAAAAATAA
- a CDS encoding TRAP transporter small permease, whose protein sequence is MKPIHQAAEWFVRLMHNLSAILLGLAVILVFVQVVTRFLLGDAAVWTEVLARGLIIWSTFLVAGAAFRFGTMIPIDFIRSLLPPKPQIWMTRLVTLLCLIFMGVLFWYGLAMAQRVINQRVAMLDFSMSVFYLAIPLGALFAVPGLLLRHLEIEREEQ, encoded by the coding sequence ATGAAGCCAATCCATCAGGCGGCTGAGTGGTTTGTGCGATTAATGCACAATCTTTCGGCGATTCTATTGGGTCTTGCCGTAATTCTTGTTTTTGTTCAAGTTGTTACCCGCTTTTTATTGGGTGATGCTGCCGTCTGGACCGAGGTGCTTGCACGGGGGCTCATTATCTGGTCGACCTTTTTGGTCGCAGGGGCAGCCTTTCGGTTTGGCACCATGATCCCGATCGATTTCATTCGATCCCTTTTGCCGCCCAAACCCCAAATCTGGATGACGAGATTGGTCACACTGCTGTGCCTGATCTTTATGGGCGTTCTGTTCTGGTATGGCTTGGCTATGGCCCAGCGCGTCATCAATCAACGCGTCGCGATGCTCGACTTTTCAATGTCTGTATTCTATCTGGCGATCCCGCTCGGAGCCTTGTTTGCTGTGCCCGGCTTGCTTCTGCGACATCTTGAAATTGAAAGGGAAGAGCAATGA
- a CDS encoding TRAP transporter large permease, which produces MNAALAIFLIGFFALSVPVAVSIGLASVFSIKLFSVLPLMVVPQKMFTGLDSFPLMAVPFFILAGVIMTHGGISARLVDFVKAIIGNLQGGLASSTVLTCMVFASISGSSVATTFAIGSILIPAMVKHGYPTPMAAAIQASSAELGVIIPPSVPLILYAVSTETSITKLFVAGLVPGLIIVVGLIIMVQIWCRLTGVGKSDGDQRKSVLRAGKDAFGALMMPVIILGGIYGGIFTPTEAAAVSVVYALVLSLFVYREISFKHLPVMFRRAAVSSGAVMFIIAAASLFSFLISLSGLPTAVGHWATNTFSSPITFLLGINVLLFIAGMFIETSAAILVLAPILTPVALQYGIDPVHFGIVIVVNLALGMFTPPLGVNLFAAAQVAKIPVQKMFSSLLWPLLVVIGALLIITYVPAVTIGISGGGLTH; this is translated from the coding sequence ATGAATGCCGCACTCGCTATATTTCTGATTGGCTTCTTTGCCTTGTCCGTTCCCGTTGCCGTCTCCATTGGGCTGGCTTCCGTCTTCTCGATCAAGCTGTTTTCGGTGCTGCCGCTTATGGTGGTGCCACAGAAGATGTTCACGGGTCTGGACAGTTTCCCGCTCATGGCCGTGCCCTTTTTCATCCTTGCCGGGGTCATCATGACCCACGGCGGCATTTCCGCCAGGCTGGTTGATTTCGTCAAGGCGATCATTGGCAATCTGCAGGGGGGGCTGGCAAGTTCAACCGTCCTGACCTGCATGGTTTTTGCGTCGATTTCAGGCTCGTCAGTTGCAACGACGTTCGCCATCGGATCGATTTTGATCCCGGCCATGGTAAAACATGGATATCCCACGCCGATGGCCGCTGCGATCCAGGCATCATCCGCTGAGCTTGGCGTGATCATACCGCCGTCTGTTCCCCTGATCCTATATGCCGTCTCCACCGAGACTTCGATCACCAAGTTGTTTGTCGCCGGGCTGGTGCCGGGTTTGATTATCGTGGTTGGACTGATCATCATGGTGCAGATCTGGTGCCGTCTGACGGGCGTGGGCAAGTCGGATGGTGATCAACGCAAATCCGTTCTTCGCGCAGGCAAGGATGCTTTTGGCGCTTTGATGATGCCCGTGATCATTCTGGGCGGCATCTATGGCGGCATCTTTACACCGACAGAAGCAGCAGCCGTCTCGGTGGTCTATGCGCTGGTCCTGTCGTTGTTTGTCTATCGGGAGATCAGCTTCAAGCACCTGCCGGTGATGTTTCGCAGGGCGGCCGTCTCTTCGGGCGCTGTGATGTTCATCATTGCGGCAGCGTCGCTCTTCAGTTTCCTGATCAGTCTGTCAGGGTTGCCAACCGCGGTCGGTCACTGGGCGACCAACACGTTTTCTTCACCCATTACCTTTCTGTTAGGGATCAATGTCTTGCTGTTTATTGCCGGCATGTTCATTGAAACATCGGCTGCCATTCTGGTTTTGGCTCCGATCCTGACACCCGTTGCGTTGCAATATGGCATTGATCCGGTTCATTTCGGCATCGTGATTGTCGTCAATCTCGCGCTCGGCATGTTCACGCCTCCTCTTGGTGTCAATCTGTTTGCTGCAGCTCAGGTGGCTAAAATTCCCGTCCAGAAGATGTTCTCCAGTCTGCTTTGGCCGCTTCTTGTGGTTATCGGAGCGCTGCTGATCATCACCTATGTTCCTGCGGTGACAATCGGGATTTCTGGCGGTGGCCTGACGCACTAG
- a CDS encoding ROK family transcriptional regulator — MQSDAGIDAACSLSQSERKIMSTIKHSGPMARSEITRETELAQQTVHRIVDSLEQRGYLKFGEAVIAGRGKPSPTVSIHPDNFASIGLSISTDHVRLCLLDLSGNPLAQETELLAASNPEQAVNLVRQKMDAWHKQGIGNRSIVGIGISMQGFRTGPNDQFQPPELLSTWQSLPLEAYFGSALDLPAFAENNSTASAVAEYYLGAGSDCDTLAYLSFNHGFGAGIYSGNRPFLGGNGNAGEIGALFLSDELNRRPALSELLRALNAKGHALNGVMDLTSRFDAEWPAVADWLEAVKPQLQLALRALQATVDPQAIFFGGEAPDDLRHMLMETSVGAFRDKRLPRPALIVSALQGDPAHLGAGLLPLRELVF; from the coding sequence ATGCAATCTGATGCAGGCATCGACGCCGCCTGCTCGCTCAGTCAGAGCGAGCGGAAAATCATGTCGACGATCAAGCATTCCGGCCCGATGGCGCGATCCGAGATCACTCGCGAAACCGAATTGGCCCAGCAGACGGTGCATCGCATCGTCGATAGTCTGGAGCAGCGCGGGTATCTGAAATTTGGAGAAGCGGTCATTGCCGGTCGGGGAAAGCCGAGCCCCACCGTCTCGATCCACCCGGACAATTTTGCCTCGATCGGCCTGTCCATCAGCACGGATCACGTTCGGCTGTGCCTGCTTGATCTGTCAGGCAATCCGTTGGCGCAGGAAACCGAACTCCTCGCAGCCTCGAACCCCGAGCAAGCCGTAAACCTTGTTCGGCAGAAGATGGACGCCTGGCATAAACAGGGCATTGGTAACCGGTCCATCGTCGGAATTGGCATTTCCATGCAGGGGTTCCGGACAGGGCCAAATGACCAGTTTCAACCCCCGGAGCTGCTGTCCACGTGGCAATCCCTGCCGCTGGAAGCCTATTTCGGCAGCGCGCTTGATCTCCCTGCCTTTGCTGAGAACAACTCCACGGCCAGTGCTGTGGCGGAATATTATCTGGGAGCGGGAAGCGATTGCGATACGCTCGCCTATCTTTCTTTCAACCACGGCTTCGGTGCAGGCATCTACTCGGGCAACAGGCCATTTCTTGGCGGCAACGGCAACGCGGGGGAAATCGGGGCTCTCTTTCTGAGCGACGAGTTGAACCGGCGCCCTGCCCTGTCAGAGTTGCTGCGGGCACTCAACGCAAAAGGCCATGCTCTCAACGGGGTCATGGACCTCACGTCCCGCTTCGACGCCGAGTGGCCAGCAGTGGCGGACTGGCTCGAGGCGGTCAAACCCCAGCTTCAGCTCGCGCTTCGCGCCTTGCAGGCCACGGTCGATCCGCAAGCGATCTTTTTTGGCGGTGAAGCGCCGGACGATCTCAGACACATGCTCATGGAGACCTCAGTCGGAGCGTTCCGCGACAAGAGATTGCCGCGCCCCGCATTGATCGTCAGCGCCCTGCAGGGGGACCCCGCACATTTGGGCGCGGGGCTTTTGCCTTTGAGAGAGCTCGTGTTTTAA
- a CDS encoding ABC transporter ATP-binding protein: MTAISLRNLSKTFGTFTALSEMSLDVNSGEFLTLLGPSGCGKTTLLKLISGFLEPTSGSISINGKDVTNIPPEARDTALCFQSYALFPHLTVRANLEFGLRQKKLPAKERNERVADVAAKLELKQQMDRLPNQLSGGQQQRVSLGRALVMRPSVILFDEPLSNLDAKLRDQVRIEIRRIQREYGLTAIYVTHDQAEALAMSDRVVVLNEGRTEQVDSPEAIYSRPRTGFVADFIGDANVIEGVIGEKGAEGCWQVETPVGHLQLPFDAGETGSRVFLGWRPEKVSLGQGALSGIVKNRAFQGHYTDLMIETNGFTHRIQVSESSAQEGDLVHFDIPVEHLIALEAGL; encoded by the coding sequence ATGACCGCCATCAGCTTGCGCAATCTGTCAAAGACATTTGGCACCTTCACAGCCCTTTCCGAAATGTCGCTCGATGTGAATTCCGGCGAATTTCTAACGCTGCTGGGCCCCTCGGGTTGCGGCAAGACCACGTTGCTGAAACTGATCTCCGGATTTCTGGAGCCGACCAGCGGTAGCATCAGCATCAATGGCAAGGACGTGACCAACATCCCGCCAGAGGCGAGGGATACGGCCCTGTGTTTCCAGTCTTATGCGCTGTTCCCTCATCTGACTGTGCGCGCCAATCTGGAATTCGGCCTGCGCCAGAAGAAATTGCCTGCCAAGGAACGGAATGAACGCGTCGCGGATGTTGCCGCAAAGCTCGAACTCAAGCAGCAGATGGACCGCCTTCCCAACCAATTGTCGGGCGGGCAACAGCAGCGTGTTTCTCTCGGTCGGGCTCTCGTCATGCGGCCAAGTGTTATCCTGTTTGACGAACCCCTCTCCAATCTGGACGCCAAATTGCGCGATCAGGTGCGGATCGAAATCCGCCGGATCCAGCGCGAATATGGCCTTACAGCGATCTATGTGACCCATGATCAGGCCGAGGCGCTGGCCATGTCAGACCGGGTTGTGGTGCTGAATGAGGGCCGTACGGAACAGGTGGATAGCCCTGAAGCAATCTACTCCCGCCCGCGCACAGGGTTTGTGGCTGATTTCATCGGCGATGCCAATGTTATTGAGGGCGTCATCGGCGAGAAGGGGGCTGAGGGATGCTGGCAGGTCGAAACGCCCGTTGGGCATTTGCAACTGCCGTTCGATGCCGGTGAGACCGGTTCGCGGGTTTTCCTTGGTTGGCGTCCCGAAAAAGTCAGTCTCGGTCAGGGTGCTCTTTCAGGTATCGTCAAGAACCGCGCCTTTCAGGGCCATTACACGGATCTGATGATCGAGACAAACGGCTTCACTCATCGCATTCAGGTTAGCGAAAGCAGTGCGCAGGAAGGTGATCTCGTTCATTTCGACATTCCTGTCGAGCACCTAATCGCACTGGAGGCGGGACTATGA
- a CDS encoding ABC transporter permease, protein MTFRRWVLVILLLLPGLGLILWLMGTVVYIAVAQSFGLYSISGESHLTVAFWADLFDSKMFGRSIRYSIYVGVLSALFSVALAYPLAIWLRKPFPGSMTIGAILKAPMLVHGLVAAFLFINIVAYHGLFNQFMMWLGIWDSPHRLQNDRNAIGVLLLQTWKQMPFALLLLTGAVQGISDDVLDAARDLGAGSWARFRKVIAPLTVSGMQAAMVIIFIGALADFSFQTIAGPINRQSLSQLMVSYKGRGDWHSAAVVGVSMIVIALVGSAILAFVSRLVLKGGRK, encoded by the coding sequence ATGACATTCCGGCGTTGGGTCCTTGTGATTCTGCTGCTTCTGCCCGGGCTCGGTCTCATTTTATGGTTGATGGGCACCGTGGTCTATATCGCCGTTGCGCAGTCGTTCGGTCTTTATTCCATCAGTGGCGAGAGCCATTTGACTGTGGCCTTCTGGGCAGATCTGTTCGATAGCAAGATGTTTGGTCGTTCCATCCGATATTCCATTTATGTCGGTGTCCTGAGCGCGCTTTTCTCTGTGGCGCTTGCCTATCCGTTGGCGATCTGGTTGCGCAAACCCTTCCCTGGTTCCATGACCATTGGTGCAATCCTAAAGGCGCCCATGCTGGTGCATGGACTGGTCGCTGCCTTTCTGTTCATCAACATCGTCGCCTATCATGGCTTGTTCAACCAATTCATGATGTGGTTGGGCATCTGGGACAGCCCGCACAGGCTTCAAAATGACCGCAATGCCATCGGTGTGCTGCTGTTGCAGACCTGGAAGCAGATGCCTTTCGCTCTCCTCCTTCTGACAGGCGCCGTTCAGGGCATTTCGGACGATGTTCTCGATGCAGCACGCGATCTCGGCGCCGGATCTTGGGCGCGGTTTCGCAAGGTGATTGCCCCGCTGACGGTGTCTGGCATGCAGGCGGCCATGGTGATCATCTTCATCGGTGCGCTGGCCGACTTCAGCTTTCAGACCATTGCTGGCCCGATCAATCGGCAGTCTCTCTCGCAGCTCATGGTCAGCTACAAGGGGCGGGGCGACTGGCATTCCGCAGCCGTGGTGGGCGTGTCGATGATCGTGATCGCGCTCGTAGGATCGGCCATTCTGGCCTTTGTCTCCCGTCTTGTTCTGAAGGGAGGCAGGAAATGA
- a CDS encoding ABC transporter permease, with product MSQSRINRILMGLVVVVSIIWLVIPFSMAILWSLVDPSQPWTAGTLLPPAVSFYRWVDMWQNSSLKSALITSYTLAPTTAVVAFLLALPTSFALGRIEFPGREVAKTLCLLPLVVPPFITSVFFSALLFQIGLASWRMGAIVFAHSIIFLPYAIRILTVCFEQVRQDHVDAARDLGASHWARFKVAYLPALRPGIFATLLIVFIQSIEEFAIAFIVGSPDVVTIPTLLYAALGQDFVRPNAAVLSLILVVPNIILMLVLERLLKSANPTLSSGKG from the coding sequence ATGAGTCAGTCTCGCATCAACCGTATTCTCATGGGGCTGGTGGTCGTTGTATCGATCATCTGGCTGGTCATTCCCTTCTCCATGGCCATTCTTTGGTCGCTGGTGGATCCATCTCAGCCATGGACGGCAGGCACCTTGTTGCCTCCGGCTGTCTCCTTCTACCGATGGGTTGACATGTGGCAGAATTCCTCGTTGAAATCTGCCCTCATCACATCCTACACACTCGCGCCAACCACGGCCGTTGTGGCCTTTCTTCTGGCCCTGCCGACATCGTTCGCATTGGGCCGGATCGAGTTCCCGGGGCGCGAGGTCGCAAAGACCCTGTGTCTACTGCCACTGGTGGTGCCTCCCTTTATCACGTCGGTCTTTTTCTCGGCCCTGTTGTTTCAGATCGGTCTGGCAAGCTGGCGAATGGGGGCGATCGTCTTTGCCCATTCCATCATTTTCCTGCCTTATGCCATTCGCATCCTTACGGTTTGCTTCGAACAGGTCCGGCAGGATCACGTGGATGCAGCGCGTGATCTTGGTGCCAGCCACTGGGCGAGGTTCAAGGTTGCTTACCTGCCTGCCCTGCGCCCGGGCATCTTCGCAACGCTGCTGATCGTCTTCATCCAGTCGATCGAGGAATTTGCCATTGCCTTCATCGTCGGCTCGCCGGATGTGGTGACCATTCCGACGCTGCTTTATGCGGCGCTTGGGCAGGATTTCGTCCGCCCCAATGCTGCGGTGCTGTCTCTCATTCTTGTCGTTCCCAACATCATTCTGATGCTCGTTCTGGAACGGCTACTCAAGTCAGCCAATCCGACCCTGTCTTCCGGTAAGGGATGA
- a CDS encoding ABC transporter substrate-binding protein, which produces MLKKLLMSATVLLASVQMASAADLGSMSWDEIVAQAKEEGELTWYVWYFQDDFRREVKAFEEAYGIEVTIPVTTLDGNTEKLLAERDRDTGDIDAFAWDWDLLSTVKPASLFYSLDMLPEDEGRVSTLSGYDSKGYAFAFWGNQTGIAYDPAKIEAEDLPQSVDDFAAYWQANPNKFGFNYENGGSGPSFYQNVLRVVSGADFTDGSDSDEHLAELQPGIDFFNKYAEDYVITVSNADSITRVSDGELTMAPAWEDHLAGLQKRGEVRKELKFYIPEMGMNGGGNAIAIPRNAPHPAAAAVFVNWLTSAETQSKLNRNFGSAPMNAAADDSYALVPNEQRQYRMPWGAQPFRGKVEIDFIENVVQER; this is translated from the coding sequence ATGCTCAAGAAACTACTCATGTCAGCCACCGTGCTGCTTGCATCCGTGCAGATGGCATCTGCTGCGGATCTTGGCTCCATGTCGTGGGACGAGATCGTGGCACAGGCAAAGGAAGAGGGAGAGCTTACCTGGTATGTCTGGTACTTCCAGGATGACTTCCGCCGCGAGGTCAAGGCCTTCGAAGAAGCTTACGGCATTGAGGTGACCATTCCGGTGACCACTCTTGATGGCAACACCGAAAAGTTGCTTGCTGAGCGGGACCGCGACACCGGCGACATCGACGCCTTTGCATGGGATTGGGATCTTCTGAGCACGGTCAAACCGGCGTCCCTGTTCTACTCTCTCGACATGCTGCCTGAAGATGAAGGACGTGTGTCGACGCTGTCCGGATATGACAGCAAGGGCTATGCCTTCGCATTCTGGGGCAACCAGACCGGCATCGCCTACGACCCGGCCAAAATCGAAGCGGAAGATCTGCCGCAATCCGTTGATGACTTTGCTGCATACTGGCAGGCCAACCCCAACAAATTCGGCTTCAACTACGAAAATGGCGGATCTGGGCCGTCCTTCTACCAGAATGTTTTGCGCGTCGTCTCTGGTGCTGACTTCACAGACGGATCTGACAGTGACGAGCATCTGGCAGAGCTGCAGCCCGGCATCGACTTCTTCAACAAATATGCCGAAGATTATGTGATCACCGTATCGAACGCGGATTCGATCACGCGCGTTTCTGATGGCGAGCTGACGATGGCACCGGCTTGGGAAGACCATCTCGCAGGCTTGCAGAAACGGGGTGAAGTGCGCAAGGAACTCAAGTTCTACATTCCCGAAATGGGCATGAACGGGGGCGGCAATGCCATCGCCATTCCGCGCAACGCGCCGCATCCGGCTGCTGCCGCTGTCTTCGTCAACTGGCTGACATCGGCAGAAACCCAGTCGAAGCTCAATCGCAACTTCGGTAGCGCCCCAATGAATGCGGCTGCCGACGATAGCTATGCTCTTGTTCCCAACGAACAGCGCCAGTATCGCATGCCTTGGGGTGCTCAGCCATTCCGCGGCAAGGTTGAAATCGACTTCATCGAAAATGTTGTGCAGGAACGCTAA
- a CDS encoding Na/Pi cotransporter family protein, producing MTILSFLIQLTSGAMLLLFSVRFMRIGIERLWSVQIHESLSDDSTTFRNLMKGTGLGFLMQGATVVMLMTASLAGSGSIPILSAAVVALGADMGSALAVQFLHLPISALGPLAILVGASLYLRSNNPRHRNMGRTLLGLGLIFLSLFIIRDSVAPLGDMPWTSAVVDYLNRDAVTAALAGLVLTFLMHSSVAAVLTAVAFSAHAGLGSFAGLAFMLGCNLGSALLPVWLLKYENERSKAVALSVAILRCCIAGFLVLLLVFAQGRVEIPPLLSADQMILSGHLAFNFLLLLSAPACRKVCSVLEQRMNHGLNHASPDLSGDVSEDSTIAFPAIKRQVSGMLDIAAMMLEEGASASPDVEAIAQMEIRMNEGLVSVRQCYARLPVGNEQELDSIRQIVEFAIRVERCADVLAGKFLALQLAHRRGEFKFSEEGLEEIERIIDAVRKAIILAQETAWTGFVPVAQQLVVHKQNVAEMEQTSRANHLARLRRGNLTSLASSNQHLEMIADLKEMNSKFATIGYAVMEQHGRLKKSRIKNASAVPPAS from the coding sequence GTGACAATTCTGAGCTTCCTGATCCAGCTAACCAGCGGCGCCATGCTGCTGTTGTTCTCCGTCCGCTTCATGCGGATCGGGATCGAGCGGCTATGGAGTGTTCAGATCCATGAGAGCCTCAGTGACGATTCCACGACCTTTCGCAATCTGATGAAGGGCACCGGTCTGGGCTTTCTCATGCAAGGGGCCACGGTGGTCATGCTGATGACGGCATCGCTGGCGGGATCAGGGTCCATTCCAATCCTCTCCGCAGCTGTTGTTGCCCTTGGCGCAGATATGGGCTCGGCACTGGCTGTGCAGTTTCTGCATTTGCCCATATCGGCATTGGGGCCTCTCGCGATCCTCGTTGGCGCAAGTCTCTATCTTCGCTCGAACAATCCGCGCCATCGCAACATGGGCCGCACGCTTCTTGGGCTTGGCCTCATTTTCCTATCCTTGTTTATCATTCGCGACAGTGTGGCGCCGCTTGGCGATATGCCATGGACGTCGGCAGTCGTCGACTATCTTAACCGGGATGCCGTGACGGCGGCCCTCGCTGGGCTGGTGTTGACATTCCTGATGCATTCCAGTGTTGCCGCAGTGCTGACCGCTGTTGCCTTTTCCGCTCATGCGGGGCTTGGCTCCTTTGCTGGGCTTGCTTTCATGCTGGGCTGCAATCTGGGCAGTGCGCTGCTGCCGGTGTGGCTGCTCAAATATGAAAACGAGAGAAGCAAGGCAGTTGCCCTGTCCGTGGCGATCCTTCGCTGTTGTATCGCTGGGTTTCTGGTTCTGCTTCTCGTCTTTGCACAGGGTCGGGTCGAGATCCCCCCCTTGCTGTCTGCTGACCAGATGATCCTCTCGGGCCATTTGGCCTTCAATTTTCTGTTGCTGCTCAGCGCTCCGGCCTGCCGCAAAGTCTGTTCGGTTCTGGAGCAACGCATGAACCATGGCCTTAATCATGCCAGTCCGGACTTGTCCGGCGACGTGAGCGAGGACAGCACCATCGCCTTTCCTGCAATAAAGCGTCAGGTGAGCGGCATGTTGGACATTGCCGCCATGATGCTGGAGGAGGGGGCCTCTGCTTCGCCCGACGTTGAAGCGATCGCACAGATGGAAATACGCATGAACGAGGGCTTGGTGAGCGTCCGCCAGTGCTATGCCCGCTTGCCTGTTGGCAACGAACAGGAGCTGGACAGCATTCGTCAGATCGTCGAGTTCGCCATTCGCGTCGAACGATGTGCGGATGTTCTGGCTGGCAAGTTTCTGGCGCTCCAGCTTGCTCACCGCAGGGGAGAATTCAAGTTTTCCGAGGAGGGGCTGGAGGAAATCGAAAGGATCATCGACGCCGTCCGCAAGGCGATCATTCTGGCGCAGGAAACGGCATGGACCGGTTTCGTTCCCGTTGCCCAGCAGCTTGTGGTGCACAAGCAGAATGTCGCCGAGATGGAACAGACGAGCCGCGCCAATCATCTGGCGCGCTTGCGGCGCGGTAACCTGACCAGCCTTGCATCCAGCAATCAGCATTTGGAGATGATCGCCGATCTCAAGGAGATGAACAGCAAATTCGCAACCATTGGCTACGCAGTGATGGAACAGCATGGACGATTGAAAAAGTCCCGCATCAAAAATGCCTCGGCAGTTCCCCCTGCTTCGTGA